A single genomic interval of Trichosurus vulpecula isolate mTriVul1 chromosome 6, mTriVul1.pri, whole genome shotgun sequence harbors:
- the SPATA4 gene encoding spermatogenesis-associated protein 4, which translates to MAAVGQPTSRLPWTQPPTVSTPASPKRRKPIQPYWCPPKKSHLPRAVLRWLQSMDLTFYPKHINRDFSNGFLLAEIFSIYYPLDLKLLTFENGNSIKSKLANWAQLEKFFSKKHLKIAKELIHGTLHCKPGVPEILIQDVYTLLTKREIKNIQDDYVNFTDCNYQINLPLVPKTTASKFIKSNIRLSELLSNPNMLNHQLKIDFLCLLQMLHRKLSRKLHPKWYDVKPTLGELAFRGTERNSDLAKCVLLKGKCVVPVLESDSSETQIREIQVKQAEKEAFGVSVEHAKNLEKRP; encoded by the exons ATGGCCGCGGTCGGGCAGCCGACGAGCAGGCTGCCATGGACACAGCCACCAACTGTCTCTACACCTGCCTCCCCAAAGCGGCGAAAGCCAATTCAGCCGTACTGGTGTCCCCCGAAGAAGTCCCACTTGCCCCGGGCCGTGTTGCGCTGGCTTCAAAGCATGGATCTCACTTTTTACCCCAAGCACATCAACAG GGACTTTTCAAATGGCTTCCTACTTGCAGAAATATTCAGCATCTATTATCCACTGGATCTTAAACTGCTAACTTTTGAGAATGGAAATTCCATAAAATCCAAATTGGCTAATTGGGCACAGCTGGAAAAG tttttttcaaaaaaacatttgaaaatagcCAAAGAATTAATTCATGGGACACTTCATTGTAAACCCGGAGTACCAGAAATATTGATACAAGATGTCTACACGTTATTGACAAAACGAGA AATTAAGAATATCCAAGACGACTATGTGAACTTCACGGATTGTAACTACCAGATCAATTTGCCATTGGTGCCCAAAACAACAGCTTCGAAGTTTATCAAGAGTAACATTAGGTTATCTGAATTACTGAGTAATCCCAATATGCTCAATCATCAACTTAAAATTGACTTTCTGTGTCTCTTACAAATGTTACACAGAAAACTCAGTAGGAAACTCCATCCAA AGTGGTATGATGTCAAACCAACATTGGGAGAACTTGCTTTTCGTGGTACAGAAAGGAATAGTGATCTTGCAAAATGTGTCTTGTTAAAGGGAAAATGTGTTGTTCCTGTACTAG AGAGTGACAGCAGTGAAACCcagattagagaaattcaagtgAAACAAGCAGAGAAAGAGGCATTTGGAGTCAGTGTTGAACATGCCAAAAATCTGGAAAAGAGACCTTGA